The region TAACTGGCACATTAAGAACAGGCAGAAGAGCCTTGCTAAGGTTAGCTATGCTAAAATAACAGAGGATGACGCTCCGGTTTTCTCACTGTCCACGACAGGTGCCTCAAACCAAGGCAAGTTACCCTCCGTTGGTTAAGTTCTACCAATTCAGTACGCATCCAGGTCTGCCTCCAGTTTCCTAACTGTAGGTATCAACTTACAAAAGATACGAAGACATGCTGTTGGGTCCGATAACCGCTTCACACAATCTGTATTTAGTGCCCAAAACAAGGCAAACCCTGAATTAACTTCTTGGTCTGTATCCACGGTTCGATGTTTGCAGTGGGATTTGCGACTCGTAATCAGCAGTGTTTTTTAGTTCACAGAACAGTGGTTCAACTGCTCTTTTTGTATGTACAGAGCTGATTATAACAGAGATGATGCTGAAAATAATCATAGAgccaaataaatgaaacaactACTTGTTCAGGGTATTGTCCACTGCTTTAATGGCAGCCAATACAGTAGTACATTTGAACGACATTAATGCTACACATACAGTAGGAGTAAATTCAAGTTTCAGGGATATAGCACCGTGTTACAGTTATAATCTTGAGATTCCCGTTATTTCACGGAGATCATCAAAATGGAGAATGAGAGGAGTGATGTTTCAGAATCCAAGGAGAGCAAAAGCATCTCTTAAATCTTCGGTTTCACAGGGCTGAGAGAAAATAAAGATAGTATAGCATCAGAAAtgaaatttattattattattattattattattattattgagattATTGTGAGCACAATTTACACATTTCATGATCtagcattttgaaaatgtataacaGGAAGCTGGCTTTCTCGTTAAGTATTGCAGAAACAGGAAGGGATGAGCTGTATTTGGATGTCAATATGAATGTTGCTGCTAGGTTCCCAGTTTCTCTTCATTGTTTAGAATAATTACCAGCAGAATACGCTTGAGTTTCCTGGCTAGTCGGATAGAGTTTCGGTGCAAATCTTCCCAGGCTTTAAATCCTCTTTCTCTGCTGGCTACAAAGGTTTGCCAGCAGTAGAAATAATCTGACAGTGAAGAAAGGTTAATTGTGAATAGCATGACATACATCATTCAACATACccagaaagaaaatgaataataaacatatatatttccAATATTCAGGTTTCAGGAAATACATGCAGCATGTAAGGTGGAAATAAGCTTAGTGTGGATGTGTTCATATTTTGGTGAGAAGAATGTTACCTAACATGAATCTGTGTAGCTGATTGGTGGTCCACTGTTAGACCACTGTCTGTACTATCGAGCTTCATCATTGCTCAACTAAAAATCCGACTTTCTTCCAGCCAGTTTCAGATGGTGGTTCATCATAGCATTTATGTTGACTTTGTTGGAAATGTGGCCACTGTGTTTAAATGTAGTTTGATAAAATGGTGTATGCAGGGGGAATCTGAGCTGGAGAAtacctcagcccctcactctaCCCCTACCTTTGTAGCTCATGACGGAGAGCTGGACGCCTGCCCTCTTCAGGATCCTcagtccctccctctccccgctgTCCTCTGAGTCACAGAAGTACAGGCGAGAGACGAAGATGCGCAGTTtgaggtttggggtttgggcgACGAACCGAGCCAGGCGGCGCGAGCAGTCCAAGCAAGGGGACCAGGAGCAGAACCAAGTCACAGAGTAGCAGAGCTTAATGCCCCCGGGACCGCAGCCCCACAGGCCGGGGCAGAGCACCCCCAAGTGACTGAGGAAAAGAAGCTGAGAATCCAGAACATGGGCACAATTAATGGAGGACAGATTACCCATTGTGGTTCTTTCAACTGAAAAGTAGTTTTTTAGCTGACATGCCTGGAAAGCCTTGAAACTTGGGGTGTGTTCATTAACCGGCATCATAAACACTGACCTGACATATACCTACATGAAAAGCACAGAATTGTAGCCAAtatatttgtttctgaattttcTAGTAGAATTTTCTTATTCTGAAGAATCACTGGAATAAGCACTAGGCAAAAAGACAAGACCTACTGTCATGAACAGCATTTAATGCTGATTAATTTATATTCTGTCCAGGAGTCCACTTAGTTATCCACCTAATGTATAATATAACCCCCCATAATCTTCACATGACAGTTGACATTTGAACTTGCGGTTTCTTTCCTTAAGAACTCACCTCAACATGGCAACCACTGCGATTACGCAGGTGGCCGAAGTCAAAGGACAGTGTGTCTGGGCCATCCCTCCTCTTCACCACAAAGCACAGGTAGGTCTCGCACCGACCCTTGGCCCAGCGCATGTTCTTATAGTGGTAAATGAACTTCTTCTGGGTTAAGAGAACACTGA is a window of Conger conger chromosome 1, fConCon1.1, whole genome shotgun sequence DNA encoding:
- the aicda gene encoding single-stranded DNA cytosine deaminase, encoding MITKLDSVLLTQKKFIYHYKNMRWAKGRCETYLCFVVKRRDGPDTLSFDFGHLRNRSGCHVELLFLSHLGVLCPGLWGCGPGGIKLCYSVTWFCSWSPCLDCSRRLARFVAQTPNLKLRIFVSRLYFCDSEDSGEREGLRILKRAGVQLSVMSYKDYFYCWQTFVASRERGFKAWEDLHRNSIRLARKLKRILLPCETEDLRDAFALLGF